From a region of the Drosophila virilis strain 15010-1051.87 chromosome 3, Dvir_AGI_RSII-ME, whole genome shotgun sequence genome:
- the LOC6622228 gene encoding transcription factor Adf-1: MSDIEEKLIKSVKQQACLYNKSNSGFRNRQKRDRAWAQVSMECGLPVKQSQCRWKTLRDRFVRECHKCSDSQMDSSHWRYFKQLQFLLEHIKPRGCGSLDDQQLDLEVDLSLDNDETNRSYSSDPHCKSEANGDDPLSEASSSPTEQPPLGLEQAQEEFLRVMGLLETVLAQKPSDVPQADPFYKYLESILSRVEANARADIQLEILNYANQLVKNAKTQSAS, encoded by the exons atgtCGGATATAGAggagaaattaattaaaagtgtGAAGCAACAGGCGTGCTTgtataataaatcaaattctGGTTTTCGCAATCGCCAAAAAAGAGACAGAGCATGGGCACAAGTCTCAATGGAATGTGGACTGCCAG tTAAACAAAGCCAATGTCGCTGGAAAACACTGCGCGATCGTTTCGTGCGCGAATGCCACAAATGCAGCGATTCACAAATGGATTCCAGCCACTGGCGATACTTCAAGCAGCTCCAATTCCTGCTGGAGCACATCAAACCACGCGGCTGCGG TAGCCTGGATGACCAACAACTAGACTTAGAAGTCGATCTATCACTTGACAATGACGAAACAAATCGCAGCTACTCTAGCGATCCGCACTGCAAGAGCGAGGCCAACGGGGATGATCCGCTGAGCGAGGCATCGTCCAGCCCAACGGAGCAACCGCCGCTGGGTCTGGAGCAGGCACAAGAGGAGTTTCTCAGAGTAATGGGACTGCTGGAGACCGTCTTGGCGCAGAAGCCGTCGGATGTGCCTCAAGCAGATCCCTTCTACAAATATCTCGAGAGCATTCTGAGTCGCGTGGAGGCAAACGCACGCGCGGACATCCAATTGGAAATACTCAATTATGCCAATCAGTTGGTGAAGAATGCAAAAACACAAAGTGCCAGCTAA
- the Nf-YA gene encoding nuclear transcription factor Y subunit alpha, which produces MDNHFSSNRTTATATRMSNAAASSSNNNNNSNVNSATGNNVNTATATVGVGNAGQPIQVIPMPLLPAGAAQIIIGQQPQAQAGGGAAGGLQPQLIPLQANQIMLQAQQQPQMQVMQLPDGQTIFYQTPTIAQLDPNAAAAAAAAAAAPHYLNINGQLVQITAAPSAGQAAPTAGQQIIMLPQMTTVNAAAVAANAASNVAQNCNNVQQQQQQQQQQQQQQQQQAQVQVQLQTTTPSTLGAGTSASNASSADVSTSTTGTNTNSEDDDNSKGEADEEPLYVNAKQYKRILIRRQARAKLESRIPKERCKYLHESRHRHAMNRARGEGGRFHSAQEKGDQSAGMDGVSLPLAASGGATLSRGTARAPPKLIAPHQTPSITITAIKSE; this is translated from the coding sequence ATGGATAACCATTTTAGCAGTAACCgcacaacagccacagcaacaagaatGAGCAACGctgccgccagcagcagcaataacaacaacaacagcaatgtgAACAGCGCGACGGGCAACAATGTGAATACGGCAACGGCCACGGTTGGCGTCGGCAATGCCGGACAGCCTATACAGGTGATACcgatgccgctgctgccggcgGGCGCAGCCCAGATCATAATTGGCCAACAGCCGCAGGCACAGGCCGGCGGCGGTGCGGCGGGCGGACTGCAGCCGCAATTGATACCCTTGCAGGCGAATCAAATAATGCTGCaggcgcaacagcagccgcagatGCAGGTGATGCAACTGCCCGATGGCCAGACCATATTCTATCAGACGCCCACGATCGCACAGCTCGATCCCaatgcggcggcggcagcagcagcggcggccgcAGCGCCACATTATCTCAACATCAACGGGCAATTGGTGCAAATCACGGCGGCGCCCAGTGCCGGCCAAGCGGCGCCCACAGCGGGACAACAGATCATAATGTTGCCGCAAATGACGACCGTAAATGCGGCTGCGGTGGCCGCCAATGCAGCCAGCAATGTGGCCCAGAACTGTAACAatgtgcaacagcaacaacaacaacaacaacagcagcagcaacaacaacaacaacaggctcAGGTGCAGGTGCAGCTGCAGACGACGACGCCGAGCACGCTGGGAGCCGGCACAAGCGCGAGCAATGCGAGCAGCGCCGATGTCAGCACCAGCACAACGGGCACGAACACAAACAGCGAGGATGATGATAACTCCAAGGGCGAGGCGGACGAGGAGCCGCTCTATGTGAATGCCAAGCAGTATAAACGGATATTGATACGGCGGCAGGCACGCGCCAAACTGGAGTCGCGCATCCCAAAGGAGcgctgtaaatatttgcacgaATCTCGGCATCGGCATGCAATGAATCGGGCGCGCGGCGAGGGCGGTCGCTTTCATTCCGCCCAGGAGAAGGGCGATCAGTCCGCTGGCATGGATGGTGTCAGTCTGCCGCTGGCCGCGAGCGGCGGTGCAACGCTTAGTCGGGGCACCGCGCGGGCGCCGCCCAAACTGATAGCACCGCACCAAACGCCGAGCATAACCATAACGGCCATCAAATCGGAATAG
- the Bet3 gene encoding trafficking protein particle complex subunit 3, whose amino-acid sequence MSRQASRLDAKKVNSEFLTLTYGALVTQMLRDFENVEDVNKQLERIGYNMGMRLIEDFLARTSSPRCLEMRETADRIQQAFRIYLNVQPTISNWSPASDEFSLLFDSNPLTEFVELPQDLTNLRYSAILSGCIRGALEMVQLEVQCWFVQDQLKGDNVTELRVKLVRRLEEAIPAGED is encoded by the exons ATGTCACGACAAGCCTCCAGATTGGATGCCAAGAAAGTG aacTCGGAGTTCCTGACGCTCACGTACGGCGCACTGGTTACACAGATGCTGCGCGACTTTGAGAACGTTGAGGATGTGAACAAGCAGCTGGAAAGGATTGGCTACAACATGGGCATGCGCCTGATCGAGGACTTTCTGGCAAGGACATCGTCGCCGCGCTGCCTGGAGATGCGCGAAACAGCCGATCGCATACAGCAGGCATTTCGCATCTATTTAAACGTACAGCCCACCATATCCAATTGGTCGCCGGCCTCCGATGAGTTCTCACTGCTCTTCGACTCCAATCCGCTAACGGAATTCGTCGAGCTGCCACAAGATCTGACCAATCTACGCTACAGCGCCATACTCAGCGGCTGCATACGCGGCGCCCTCGAGATGGTCCAGCTGGAGGTGCAGTGCTGGTTTGTTcag gATCAACTGAAGGGCGACAATGTGACGGAGCTGCGTGTTAAACTCGTGCGACGTCTAGAGGAAGCCATACCAGCTGGCGAGGATTAG